The Leptolyngbyaceae cyanobacterium genome has a segment encoding these proteins:
- a CDS encoding carotenoid oxygenase family protein: MPNNLQGHLFIIAPAGSIDSPLIVPNQSDKISNSSKSELTEEPDNIEYIVLPSKDGCTSLINGNGMIYRIDFNNCHAHLSSKIIKNLSYFVDKIAHKKYPNLKFINCGLVRLSYQLGICDFANTGLISVKFSKENRERLLVTWDAGRPYEIDPYSLKIIAPIGLNKDWNDLIKLPFTVPFRPIMSSTHPCFDYKTDEMFTVNIVKSLETLLGELIDLKSFLFVLLKNLVKLNNKKYTQNLPANKSIQIGIALVIKVFFCFTKTFSTMFNMFNLGREDGVYLVRWNGLNSIQKWKLVLPNGCPIKIKQSIHQIGLTEKYVILVDTSFKVALKTFIPALKDGWLKEIGKIGKKLGLNRNHLTRPQLSDTHIYIVSRDQLNDLTVGEPIKVKQVKLQREIGHFLVDYDNPQEKITLHAALNCATDVPEFIHSTDSSIFQEPEVNQNLRSLAGFFHSSMDINRLAMYVIDGKTGKKHKEEIVSLKESREYS; encoded by the coding sequence TTGCCAAATAACCTGCAAGGCCACTTATTCATTATTGCCCCTGCTGGTTCTATCGATTCTCCTTTGATTGTTCCCAATCAAAGTGATAAAATCTCAAATAGTAGCAAATCTGAATTAACAGAGGAGCCTGATAATATTGAATATATAGTTTTACCATCTAAAGACGGTTGTACGTCATTGATTAATGGAAACGGAATGATTTATCGCATAGATTTTAATAATTGTCACGCACATCTATCAAGCAAAATAATCAAAAACTTATCTTATTTTGTTGACAAAATTGCTCATAAAAAATATCCAAATCTTAAGTTTATAAATTGTGGCCTTGTACGTTTATCCTATCAATTAGGAATCTGTGACTTCGCAAATACTGGATTGATATCAGTAAAATTTTCTAAAGAAAACCGTGAACGTCTTCTGGTAACCTGGGATGCAGGAAGACCTTATGAAATCGATCCCTATTCGCTAAAAATTATAGCACCTATAGGTTTAAATAAGGACTGGAACGATCTTATTAAACTCCCTTTTACTGTGCCTTTTAGACCAATTATGAGTTCTACTCATCCTTGTTTTGATTATAAAACTGATGAAATGTTTACAGTTAATATTGTAAAATCTTTAGAGACCTTATTAGGAGAATTAATCGACCTAAAGAGTTTTTTATTTGTCTTATTAAAGAATTTAGTAAAGTTGAATAATAAGAAATATACTCAGAATTTGCCAGCGAATAAATCTATACAAATAGGGATCGCTCTTGTAATAAAAGTATTTTTTTGTTTTACTAAAACTTTTTCAACAATGTTTAATATGTTCAATTTAGGTAGGGAGGATGGTGTTTATCTCGTTCGCTGGAATGGTTTAAACTCTATTCAGAAATGGAAGTTAGTGCTTCCCAATGGCTGTCCGATCAAAATTAAGCAAAGTATCCATCAGATAGGTCTTACTGAAAAGTATGTGATCCTCGTAGATACATCTTTCAAAGTAGCCTTAAAAACTTTTATACCTGCTTTAAAAGATGGATGGTTAAAGGAAATAGGCAAGATTGGTAAAAAGCTAGGTTTAAATAGAAATCATTTAACTCGTCCGCAATTGTCTGATACACACATCTATATTGTTTCCCGTGACCAGTTGAATGATTTGACAGTAGGAGAACCTATTAAAGTAAAGCAAGTTAAGCTTCAGAGAGAAATAGGACACTTCTTGGTAGACTATGATAATCCTCAGGAAAAAATTACTCTCCATGCAGCACTCAATTGTGCTACAGATGTACCTGAATTTATTCATAGTACCGATAGTTCTATTTTTCAGGAGCCTGAAGTTAATCAAAATTTAAGATCTCTAGCTGGTTTCTTTCACAGTTCAATGGATATCAATCGTTTGGCAATGTATGTAATTGATGGAAAAACAGGGAAAAAGCATAAGGAAGAGATAGTGAGCTTAAAAGAATCTCGTGAATATAGTTGA